A region from the Gavia stellata isolate bGavSte3 chromosome 2, bGavSte3.hap2, whole genome shotgun sequence genome encodes:
- the CCN2 gene encoding CCN family member 2 gives MAPASFAVALLLALLSPEAQGQECSGQCQCGAGPGPTCPAGVSLVPDGCGCCRVCAKQLGELCTERDPCDHHKGLFCDFGSPANRRIGVCTARDGAPCVFGGMVYRSGESFQSSCKYQCTCLDGAVGCVPLCSMDVRLPSPDCPYPRRVKLPGKCCEEWVCDEAKEQTAVGPALAAYRLEDTYGPDPTMMRANCLVQTTEWSACSKTCGMGISTRVTNDNAFCRLEKQSRLCMVRPCEADLEENIKKGKKCIRTPKISKPIKFELSGCTSVKTYRAKFCGVCTDGRCCTPHRTATLPVEFKCPDGEIMKRKMMFIKTCACHYNCPGDNDIFESLYYRKMYGDMA, from the exons ATGGCCCCCGCCAGCTTCGCCGTAGCCCTTCTCCTCGCCCTCCTCAGCCCG GAGGCGCAGGGCCAGGAGTGCAGCGGGCAGTGCCAGTgcggcgcggggcccggccccaCCTGCCCCGCCGGCGTCTCCCTGGTGCCCGACGGCTGCGGCTGCTGCCGCGTCTGCGCCAAGCAACTGGGCGAGCTCTGCACCGAGCGCGACCCCTGCGACCACCACAAGGGGCTCTTCTGCGACTTCGGCTCCCCCGCCAACCGCAGGATCGGCGTCTGCACCG CTCGGGACGGCGCCCCGTGCGTCTTCGGCGGCATGGTGTACCGGAGCGGCGAGTCCTTCCAGAGCAGCTGCAAGTACCAGTGCACCTGCCTGGACGGGGCGGTGGGCTGCGTGCCCCTCTGCAGCATGGACGTCCGCCTGCCCAGCCCTGACTGCCCTTACCCACGCCGCGTGAAGCTCCCTGGAAAGTGCTGCGAAGAGTGGGTTTGCGACGAGGCCAAAGAGCAGACTGCCGTGGGACCTGCTCTTGCTG CTTACAGACTGGAAGATACTTACGGTCCAGACCCAACAATGATGCGTGCCAACTGCCTGGTGCAGACCACTGAATGGAGTGCTTGCTCCAAGACCTGTGGCATGGGCATCTCAACCAGGGTCACCAATGATAATGCCTTCTGCAGACTGGAGAAACAGAGTAGACTGTGCATGGTCAGACCTTGTGAAGCAGACCTGGAGGAGAACATCAAG aaaggcaaaaagtGCATTCGCACCCCCAAAATCTCCAAGCCTATCAAGTTTGAGCTGTCTGGCTGCACCAGCGTGAAGACCTACAGAGCTAAGTTCTGTGGTGTCTGCACTGATGGGCGCTGCTGCACACCCCACAGAACAGCCACCCTCCCCGTGGAGTTCAAGTGCCCTGATGGGGAGatcatgaaaaggaaaatgatgtTCATCAAGACCTGCGCGTGCCACTACAACTGCCCTGGAGACAATGACATCTTTGAGTCTCTGTACTACAGAAAGATGTATGGAGACATGGCATAA